The Macadamia integrifolia cultivar HAES 741 unplaced genomic scaffold, SCU_Mint_v3 scaffold2379, whole genome shotgun sequence sequence NNNNNNNNNNNNNNNNNNNNNNNNNNNNNNNNNNNNNNNNNNNNNNNNNNNNNNNNNNNNNNNNNNNNNNNNNNNNNNNNNNNNNNNNNNNNNNNNNNNNNNNNNNNNNNNNNNNNNNNNNNNNNNNNNNNNNNNNNNNNNNNNNNNNNNNNNNNNNNNNNNNNNNNNNNNNNNNNNNNNNNNNNNNNNNNNNNNNNNNNNNNNNNNNNNNNNNNNNNNNNNNNNNNNNNNNNNNNNNNNNNNNNNNNNNNNNNNNNNNNNNNNNNNNNNNNNNNNNNNNNNNNNNNNNNNNNNNNNNNNNNNNNNNNNNNNNNNNNNNNNNNNNNNNNNNNNNNNNNNNNNNNNNNNNNNNNNNNNNNNNNNNNNNNNNNNNNNNNNNNNNNNNNNNNNNNNNNNNNNNNNNNNNNNNNNNNNNNNNNNNNNNNNNNNNNNNNNNNNNNNNNNNNNNNNNNNNNNNNNNNNNNNNNNNNNNNNNNNNNNNNNNNNNNNNNNNNNNNNNNNNNNNNNNNNNNNNNNNNNNNNNNNNNNNNNNNNNNNNNNNNNNNNNNNNNNNNNNNNNNNNNNNNNNNNNNNNNNNNNNNNNNNNNNNNNNNNNNNNNNNNNNNNNNNNNNNNNNNNNNNNNNNNNNNNNNNNNNNNNNNNNNNNNNNNNNNNNNNNNNNNNNNNNNNNNNNNNNNNNNNNNNNNNNNNNNNNNNNNNNNNNNNNNNNNNNNNNNNNNNNNNNNNNNNNNNNNNNNNNNNNNNNNNNNNNNNNNNNNNNNNNNNNNNNNNNNNNNNNNNNNNNNNNNNNNNNNNNNNNNNNNNNNNNNNNNNNNNNNNNNNNNNNNNNNNNNNNNNNNNNNNNNNNNNNNNNNNNNNNNNNNNNNNNNNNNNNNNNNNNNNNNNNNNNNNNNNNNNNNNNNNNNNNNNNNNNNNNNNNNNNNNNNNNNNNNNNNNNNNNNNNNNNNNNNNNNNNNNNNNNNNNNNNNNNNNNNNNNNNNNNNNNNNNNNNNNNNNNNNNNNNNNNNNNNNNNNNNNNNNNNNNNNNNNNNNNNNNNNNNNNNNNNNNNNNNNNNNNNNNNNNNNNNNNNNNNNNNNNNNNNNNNNNNNNNNNNNNNNNNNNNNNNNNNNNNNGAGTGAGAGTGCCCGTGGCCTCCATTCTTGCCGACGGCACTGAACCACCGGTCTCTCTACATCACTTGAAGCTGCTGGCATCTTCTCCTTTCCCTTTCGTGATGGACAAAAATACTTGCTACACACCACACTACTCACTAATCTTCCCCCAAATAGTTTCCCTATGAAGATTTTcttctggaatatcagaggaatgaagaaggtgGCAGGAAGGAATGCCTTACATCATTTTATTAATGACATGGTGCCTGACCTCATTTGCATTGCGTAGCCCATGATTGAAGTAAGtgattttcccattttatttttcaataaactGGGATTTTGTTGTAATTTTATTCATAACAATACAGTAGGGAAGGTCCCTAACCTGTGGATTCTCTAGAAGGCAAGTCTGCACTTTCCTATGGTTATCTCTGAGTCAGAGCAGCATATCTCAGTTTCCATTTCTTGGGATTCAAAGCTTGTTtaaatctcttttatttatGCTAATAGCTTTAGAGCTGAAAGAAGAGATTTATGGGTGAATCTAGTTGCCGATTTTCCTCAGGCCTCAACCCCTTGGACTATtattggtgattttaatgcgacCCTTCTCTCTCATGAAAAGAGGGGTCGAAGGAACTTCAGCATGGGGTCAACTGCTGAATTTGGGGccatggtggatgcttgtggTATGGCCCAAGTGCCATCTTTCAGGAAGAAAATTCACTTGGTCCAATAACTATTTCAGAGGCAATGTGACTGCAGTCTTGGATAGAAGCTTTTGTAATGATGAGTGGATAGATCACTTTCAGGAATGTACCCAACTGGTTCTCCCTAGAATTGCCTCAGACCACTCTCCTTTGTTGATTGTCTCTGATATGTTTCATCACCCACTAATTGCCCCTTTCGATTTCACAAATTCTGGATGGACCATGCTAATTTTGAAAACGTGGTTGCCTCTTCGTGGAATGAAATGGGTTTCAAGAAACCGAatctttgttttgatgcaaaagctgaaaaaaagtaaaaggggTGCTCAGAAGCTAGGGTCGATCCTCCTTCCCAAATTTCAACAAGGCTCTAGAAGAAGCAAAGGAAAAGCTGGCGCAGGTGCAGCAGGATATTGAAGTTCATGGCCTTGATGACCATTTATTTTCCTTAGAAGCAGATGCAAAAACTGCTCTGATTAAAGCCTTAGATAGTCATGAAAAACTTTGGAcggaaaagggaaaaataaagtGGATGAAGCAGGGGGTAGAAACTCTAGGTTTTTCATTTATCTGCCAAAATAAGAAGACTTAGAAATactactagatgcttaaaaaaaatagatgggATAGTGGTGGAAAGGCAAGATCAGCTGGGGGACTATATTGTGAATTTCTATCAAGATTTTCATAAGGTTGTGCCTTTTGTGGACTATGTGGAGCTGCTTGATTCTATTCCCAGAGTTCTTCAGCAAGGTGATAACTTCTTCCTTTAGGCTTTACCAGGTGATGGGGAAATCAAAAGAGCAGTGTGGGATCTGGACCCAGACAGTTCTCCAAGACTGGACGGTTTCTCTGGGGCATTCTCTAGAAGATGCTGGCATATTGTGGCGAGAGAGGTTTGCAATGCCATCAAGTATTTCTTTAGTACCATCCATATGCCTAGAGGAGTGAACAATAATTTCCTGGAGCTTATCCCCAAAGTGGAGGGAGCTTCTTCCTTGGATAAATTTCTCCCTCTGTGTATGGGGAACTTTTATTGCAATGTTATATCAAAAGTGATGGCTATGAGGTTAGAGAACTTTCTTCTCAGAATGATCTCAGAAGAACAAGAAGCTTTTCAGAAAGGGAAACAGATCCACTCTAATATCAGTCTGGCATCTGAACTCGCAAACATGATGTTTGCCTCAACGAGAAGGGGTGGTCTTGGCCTTAAAATTGATATTAGAAAAGTCTATGACACTACCTCCTGGCCTTTTCTCTTTTAGGTTCTGCACTGCTTTGGCTTCACAGAGAAGTGGATTTCATGGTTGCACCAAATTTTGGTATCTACAAAAATATCTATCATGGTGAATGGTGGTCTGTAGGGATACTTTGGAATGGAACGTGTGTTAAGGCAAGGGGACCCTATCTCTCCCATGCTTTTTGTTATTGCGGAGGAAGTCCTATCCAAAAGTTTGAAGCAATTGATTCAAGAGAATAAGTTGAAACCTACACAAGGCCCAAGCGGCGCCAATACACCAGGTCACATTCTGTTTGCTGatgatatcttcatcttctccaatgcttccaTAAAGTATGTTAGAAACTTAAGGGCCTTTTTACTCAAGTATCAAGAATTCTCTGGGCAATTTATCAAGTTAGAAAAGAGTAAGCCCTTTTTGGGGAAAATCCCCTTGCTAGGAAACAGAGAATTTCTGAAACCTTGGGAATTTCCATGTGCAATTTCCTACCAGATACTTAggtgtggaaattttcaagggaaggGTTAAAAAAGAGGCCTTGTTGCCAattatggacaaggttaagggAAGGTTGGCaggttggaaagggaaattgttGTCAATGGCAGGCGGAGTTGAATTGGCTAAAACTGTTATTTTAGGAATGCCAACTTATAGCTTCTCTGTTTACTGGTGGCCTTCATCTCTCATTGCAATGATAGAGAGATGGATGTGGAATAATAGTGGAAATGTGGATTATTGGGAATGGTCAACTGGCGAACTTCTGGAAGGACAAGTGGTGGGGCCTAAATCCATCAAGGAAGAAATTTCTCTGGATAACCTCAATGCTCTCTCCACCGTGGCCAAGGTGGTGGATTTTATTAGATATGGGGAATGGATCCTTCCTGAGGTTACTTCTCCCCTTCTTAATGATATTTTTAATCAGATTAAGGAGGTTAAAATCCCTAGGGTGCAGATGGAAGATGTTAAGGTCTAGTCTCTAATGCCATTGGGCTCTTTCTCTTCGGGATCTGCTTGGGAGGATATCAGAAGGAAGTCTTCCAAGGACCATTGGACTTCGTTGATCTGGCAAAAAGAATTACCTTTAAGATACactatttttggatggagattgTGCATGGTAGACTCCCCATGGATGAGATGGTTCGTCAAAAAGGGGTCTATATGGCATCCATTTGCAATCTCTGTGGTAAGGCGAAAGAAAGTATAGAGCATGTTTTCTGGCAGTGCCcattctttgtttctatttggaaaaaaaatttcaactgtTTTGAGATGGTTTGGAAGAATTAGCTATCCATAGAGGCGCTCCTAAAGTGGTGGAAGAAAAGAGCTCGTGTCCTCAATATCAAGAAGCCATAGAGGATGAGCGATCGAAATCAAAGGATggataaaggagagagaagtttGATTCGAGTGAGAATCGCCTTAGGGTCGCCCAAGACCTCGATGGTGATCAGAGAAACTGAGGTTGACAGCCCTTGATCACTGATTTAATGAGGCCTATTTTACAAAACATGGTGGTGGGGGGACCGGCGGTGCCTCCACAAAAACCCTCCTTCTCAACGGTGGTGGGAAGAGGTGTGCTAGAGGTGGATGATCTTCCTGATCCTATTCATGTTGGATCCCTAACTAAGGTGGTTATTCCTCAGGAGGCATATGAAGAGCGGCTAGAGTGATTTTACTTTGCCTTAATCGGTAGAGCGAACTTTAGATTCACATCAATGGATTTTATAAGAAAGGAGGCAGCAATTTCATGGAACCTGAAGGGAAAGGTGGTCCTATCGGCGATGGGAAAgggatttattcttttttagttTCAACTCAAAGTAGACATGACCACGATATGGCATCAAAGTTCAATCAAGGTTGGAGGGCAATATGTCAAGTTCTAAAAATGGAGATAGGACTTCAATATACATGAAAAGCAAATTGACAAGAAAATGATCTAGATCAGATTTCCTGATCGTCCTCTAGAATACTAGCACGAGAAAATTCTCCTTACTATGGCTAAGGCAATTGGTCATCCCATGGCCATTGACAAGCATACTCGAGCAGTTTCAACGGGAGGTTTCGCAAAGATCCAAGTAGAGATAGAAGTTGGCGCTAGCCGTGTTGACAAAATCCATGTTGAGAGAAGGGTGTCAAGTTCCCAAGATATTTTCTTGTTCAAACAAGTAATCTATGAGGACAAATTGAGCCTTTGCAGTTTCTGCAAGAAGGCAGGCCACTCAATCTCTGAATGCAAAATCAAGAAATCgggggaggaaaagaaaaagataaaaaatcaaGGGACTCCTAGAGCGGTGTATGTAGACAAAGTTGATGAAGAAGCTTCCCACACCCCCTTCATCTTCAATGGTGATGAGTGCCACCATAATAATGCTGATGCCGATGGGCAGGGAGAGGAGACCGGCAGCAGGCAGGTTACGGACTTAACAGCACCAAACAAGGCAGTTAATGCAAGAATGGAAATCTCACGATCTCCTTCCTTATCGGGAGAGAATGAGATTTTAGATTCAAATACACTTCCTATTCAAGGGAATGTGGGATCTATTGAGATTCTCCTACCTCATTCAAGAGTGAGGCATCAAGATTTGGGGAGTAGCGGATCCCCTACAATTGAACATATTCTTGGTAATGGACAACCAGCAAACAGTAGTAACAGGAGATTATCTCATGTATCAGGTTCGCTGTCTAATCCTAGCCCCTAGGATAATCATGAGACTGAGAATATAATTGTATCTATTCCGTCCACCTCTTTGAGTGGAGGAGTAGTGGAGGTGCACCATGAGGAGATCGACATGGCTGATAAGCTTGTTGAAGCTATTGAATTTGGGCAGCATTTTGCCCAGAGAAATAAGAAAGGGGCGGACACTACGACGCAGGCCAGAAGTTCTGATTGTGTtgcaacccaaaaaaattaatccaTGAAGATTCTCTTCTGGAATGTGAGAGGCTTCAAGAAGGCCTCAGCGAGGATGGCTCTGAGGAAAATTATACGAGATAAAGACCCTGATAGATGTGAATAAGTGCCTAACACACTACTTCAGTAAATTAGGCTTTAATGCAAACGTCATTTGTAATATTAGAAGGGAAAAAACTCTAAATCTATGGCTGCTCTAGAAGCAAGGTATTCCTAAACCTTTGATCTGTTCTAGCTCTGAACAGCAAATTACAATTCGAGTAGATTGGAAAGGGAAAATTATAATGATTTCGTCTGTCCATGCTAGTAATTTCAGAGCTATTAGAAGGGAGCTCTGGATAGAGCTTGGGGCAGTGTCGGTGTTGGCTGACCCATGGGTAGTGGTTGGAGATTTCAATGCTACCCTTGCATCTCATGAAAAGAGGGGACCTGGATCCTTTAACCTCGGGTCTACCATGAAATTTGATGCTATGATTGATTCATGTAACTTGATAAAACTAGCATCTCAGGGCCCAAAATTCACTTGGACcaacaatagaagaaggggAAATGTCTCTGCAATTCTTGATAGAGGGTTTTGTAATGAGGATTGGCTGAACACATTCCAGGATTATTCTCAATTAGTCCTCCCAAGGGATTTTTCTGATCACAATCCAATCCTTGTTCTCTTTGAAGCTTGCCCTAGACCTGCAAATTGTCCTTTCCGATTTCACAAATTTTGGATAGAGCACCTTGATTTTTTGAAGCAAGTTTCTGATTCGTGGAGCATAACATCTAGGGGCCGCCATCTTATATTCTTGCCCAAAAGTTAAAAAAGCTGAAGTCGACCATTAAAACTTGGGCtagggaaaattttccaaacttTGAGATTGAGCTAGTCAGAACGAGAGAGGCTCTGGATCGAATTCAAGCTCAAATCGAGTTATAGGGTATGGACAATTCCCTCTTTGGGCAAGAGGCTGATGCAAAATCTACACATCTGGTAGCtatgaaaaatcatgaaaaattatgggctGAAAAGTCAAGGATTCGATGGCTGAAGGAGGGAGATCCTAACTCTAAATTCTTTCATCTCTACGCAAAAATTAAGAGAGTAAAAAACACTATTCGAAGAGTCAAAAAATCTGATAGCTCTATGATTTCTGATAGAGATGAAATAGCTTGTTACATTTCTAGTTTCTATGAAGATTTTCATAAGGGAACTCCTGTGACAGATCATCTGGATTTGCTCGATGCTATTCCAAAGCTTATTGATGAGGTCAATCTGCTATCCTTGGATTCAATTCTAGGTCCAAATGAGATAAAGCGTGCTGTGTGGGATCTGGACCCTGTAGTTTGCCAGGTCCAGATGGCTATCCTGGGTATTTCTTCCGGTGCTGTTGGAATATTATATCTGGAGATTTCCAAAGAGCTGTAAGGGATTTCTTTACTTCTGGATTGATGCCACCAGGTATGAACAACAACTTCCTAGTCTTAATTCCCCAAATTAACGAGGCTATGTCTCTTGATAAATTCAAACCCCTTTGCATGGGAAatgtttttttataaaaaatatcaaaaatccTTGTAACTATTTTGTCTTTCCTCCTCCCTAGAATAATCTCAGAAGAACAGGGACCTTTTCAGAAAGGGAAACTTATTCATAACAATATTGCATTGGCATCCGAGCTGGCAAATATTATGCACTCTTCTACAAGAGGAGGTAGGTTAGGAGCAAAAATTGACATTCAAAAGGCCTTTGGGAGAATTTCTTGGGATTTTATTCTTAAAGTCCTTAAGAAATTTGGATTTTCTAACACTTGGCTAAAATGGATTTTCCAAATCCTCTCCACTTCTAAAATTTCCATTCTgctaaatggaggtccagtTGGTTTCTTCGGAGTTGAGCGGGGTCTTCGTCAAGGTGACCCaatttctccaattttattcattattgctGAAGAAGTCTTCTGCAGAGGTCTGAAGCATCTTCTCCATGTGAAGGAAATCAAACCCCTAAAGGGTCCTAGAGATGTGTCTGTTCCTACTCATCTTCTCTTCgctaatgatatttttattttcataaatgctTCCAGCAATTATGTCAAAAACTTGAAAAACTTTATCAGAAAGTATCAGGAGTTCTCAGGGCAGGTAATGAACCTAGAAAAAAGCAAGCTATATTATGGGTCTGATAGCTTCTTCAAGGAAGCAGGCTATTGTGGAGACTATGAGAATCCCAGCATGTAACTTCCCCATAAAATACCTtggagtggaaattttcaaaggcagagtaaaaaatcaatatataatGCCTACCCTGGATAAGATCAGAGACCGTTTGTCAAGCTGGAAAGGAAAGACCCTATCAATGGCTGGTCGGGTTTAGCTAGTTCGATTAGTTATATCAAGTATGCCAGTATATAATTTCTCGATCTATTGGTCTTCATCTTCCATAATCGCacaaatggagaagtggatgagaaatttcatcTGGTCAGAAGACATTGACACTGCAAAGGTTGTGACCATCAAGTGGGATCAGGTTTGCAAACCTAATGATGAAGGAGGTTTGGGGATTCGCAAGATGAGAGACATAAATATCTCCTTGCTTGCAAAGCAGGCATGGAACATAAAGCATGGGGAATCAAATTCTTTAAGCTTCCTTAAGAGCCGTTTTTTGTCAAAAGGATAGCCTAAAAAATTTCTTAGACCTTCTTCAATCTGCCCTGGGATCCATAGAGTGTGGTCTTTCATATCTAGCAGAGAGATGGATAATagggaatgggaaaaaaatcaatCTCTAAAATGACATTTGCATGGGGGAAGCATCCATAGTGGAAATCTGTGGCAGTACACTCTCACCGCTCATCAGCTCCAAGACTAAGGTCTCTGAAATAATATCGGATGGCAGATGGAAAATTCCTGAAGTTCATTCTGAAGCCCTTAAGAAGGTTTTCtctaatgcaaaaaaaattagcaTTCCTCAAGTT is a genomic window containing:
- the LOC122066410 gene encoding uncharacterized protein LOC122066410, with product MGKSKEQCGIWTQTVLQDWTVSLGHSLEDAGILWRERFAMPSMMAMRLENFLLRMISEEQEAFQKGKQIHSNISLASELANMMFASTRRGGLGLKIDIRKGYFGMERVLRQGDPISPMLFVIAEEVLSKSLKQLIQENKLKPTQGPSGANTPGHILFADDIFIFSNASIKYLGVEIFKGRVKKEALLPIMDKVKGRLAGWKGKLLSMAGGVELAKTVILGMPTYSFSVYWWPSSLIAMIERWMWNNSGNVDYWEWSTGELLEGQVVGPKSIKEEISLDNLNALSTVAKVVDFIRYGEWILPEVTSPLLNDIFNQIKEVKIPRVQMEDVKV
- the LOC122066411 gene encoding uncharacterized protein LOC122066411; its protein translation is MDNSLFGQEADAKSTHLVAMKNHEKLWAEKSRIRWLKEGDPNSKFFHLYAKIKRVKNTIRRVKKSDSSMISDRDEIACYISSFYEDFHKGTPVTDHLDLLDAIPKLIDEVNLLSLDSILGPNEIKRAVWDLDPVVCQVQMAILGISSGAVGILYLEISKELIISEEQGPFQKGKLIHNNIALASELANIMHSSTRGGRLGAKIDIQKAFGRISWDFILKVLKKFGFSNTWLKWIFQILSTSKISILLNGGPVGFFGVERGLRQGDPISPILFIIAEEVFCRGLKHLLHVKEIKPLKGPRDVSVPTHLLFANDIFIFINASSNYVKNLKNFIRKYQEFSGQVMNLEKSKLYYGSDSFFKEAGYCGDYENPSM